A stretch of the Cydia amplana chromosome 6, ilCydAmpl1.1, whole genome shotgun sequence genome encodes the following:
- the LOC134648948 gene encoding 5-hydroxytryptamine receptor — protein sequence MGGADGDYLLEWEALYLRLPGSSNHSWNSTEWAPEWNATEISNTSWWDSSAPFDSTAALVRAAAKAIVLGLLILATVVGNVFVIAAILLERHLRSAANQLILSLAVADLLVACLVMPLGAVYEVAQRWTLGPELCDMWTSGDVLCCTASILHLVAIALDRYWAVTNIDYIHARTAKRIGAMIACVWVVSFMVCIAPLLGWKDPDWNRRVSEDLRCLVSQDVGYQIFATASSFYVPVLVILILYWRIYQTARKRIRRRRGATARGGVGPPPVPAGGALVAAGGSGGIAAAVVAVIGRPLPTISETTTTGFTNVSSNNTSPEKQSCVNGLEQDPPTTGYGAVAAAYYPTLVRRKPKEAADSKRERKAAKTLAIITGAFVACWLPFFVLAILMPTCSDCEVSPVLTSFSLWLGYFNSTLNPVIYTVFSPEFRHAFQRLLCGRRARRRRAPP from the exons ATGGGGGGCGCGGACGGAGACTACCTGCTGGAGTGGGAGGCTCTGTACCTGCGGCTGCCGGGGTCCAGCAACCACTCGTGGAACTCGACGGAATGGGCTCCCGAATGGAACGCCACCGAGATCTCGAACACCAGTTGGTGGGATTCGTCCGCGCCCTTCGACTCCACTGCGGCGCTCGTGCGCGCCGCCGCCAAGGCTATTGTTCTCGGCTTACTCATTCTAGCTACtgttgtag GTAACGTATTCGTAATAGCCGCCATACTGCTGGAGCGGCACCTGCGCAGCGCGGCCAACCAGCTGATCCTCTCGCTGGCGGTGGCGGACCTGCTGGTGGCTTGCCTGGTCATGCCGCTGGGCGCGGTGTACGAGGTGGCGCAGCGCTGGACGCTGGGCCCCGAGCTCTGCGACATGTGGACGTCGGGCGATGTCCTCTGTTGCACCGCCTCCATATTGCATCTTGTCGCTATTGCTCTCGACAG GTATTGGGCTGTGACAAATATAGATTACATTCATGCACGCACCGCGAAGCGAATAGGCGCCATGATCGCGTGTGTGTGGGTCGTCAGCTTCATGGTCTGCATCGCACCGTTACTGGGCTGGAAGGACCCCGACTGGAACCGGCGGGTTTCTGAAGACCTACGTTGCCTCGTTAGTCAAGATGTGGGCTATCAAATATTTGCAACAGCCTCCTCGTTCTATGTGCCAGTACTGGTTATATTAATACTGTATTGGCGAATATATCAAACGGCTAGAAAGAGAATACGCAGACGACGAGGAGCTACGGCCCGCGGCGGCGTAGGGCCGCCACCCGTGCCGGCGGGCGGGGCGCTCGTCGCGGCCGGCGGCAGCGGTGGAATCGCAGCTGCCGTCGTTGCCGTTATAGGACGACCGCTGCCCACTATTTCCGAAACCACCACCACCGGTTTCACTAATGTATCATCAAACAACACGAGTCCAGAAAAGCAGTCGTGCGTAAACGGCCTCGAACAAGACCCACCGACCACCGGCTACGGGGCCGTCGCCGCCGCCTACTACCCGACGCTGGTGCGGCGAAAGCCGAAAGAGGCCGCCGACTCGAAACGAGAAAGGAAAGCGGCGAAAACTCTTGCAATAATAACGGGCGCATTTGTGGCCTGCTGGCTACCGTTCTTCGTGTTGGCCATCCTGATGCCGACGTGCAGCGACTGCGAAGTGAGCCCGGTGCTGACATCGTTTTCGCTGTGGCTGGGCTACTTCAACTCCACGCTCAACCCGGTCATCTACACGGTGTTTAGCCCGGAGTTCCGGCACGCGTTCCAGCGGCTGCTGTGcggccggcgcgcgcgccgccgccgcgctccCCCGTAG